From Vibrio artabrorum, a single genomic window includes:
- a CDS encoding histidine phosphatase family protein: MENGTTKNIYLLRHGKVEGQPALNGSSDVLVHPDMQQRIGESLVEQNLSLNRVITSPLRRCSDLADLCAKRLSLPLWVEPEFQEMNFGDVDGVAFDELKDNWSMLETFWQDPANHQLTGAESLQSFHDRVTQAWSQLLTSEGDNLLLVTHGGVIRMILAHCLDIEWKNPSLYSKLSIDNASITHIQITQFAQRFVSVKAVGLPVL, from the coding sequence ATGGAAAATGGAACCACCAAAAATATCTATTTGTTGAGACATGGCAAGGTGGAGGGGCAACCGGCACTCAATGGTTCATCCGACGTATTGGTGCATCCTGACATGCAGCAACGTATTGGTGAATCGCTAGTTGAGCAAAACCTATCTTTAAACCGTGTCATTACTTCACCATTAAGACGCTGCAGCGACTTAGCCGACTTGTGCGCCAAACGTCTGTCACTGCCTTTATGGGTAGAACCTGAATTTCAGGAGATGAACTTTGGCGACGTTGATGGGGTCGCCTTTGATGAACTGAAAGATAACTGGTCAATGTTAGAAACGTTCTGGCAAGATCCCGCAAATCATCAATTGACAGGCGCAGAAAGCTTACAAAGCTTCCACGACAGAGTTACCCAAGCTTGGTCACAACTTCTAACCAGTGAAGGTGACAATCTACTGCTGGTGACTCATGGTGGGGTAATTCGAATGATCTTGGCGCATTGTCTTGATATAGAATGGAAAAACCCGAGTTTGTATTCGAAATTGTCGATTGATAATGCCTCAATAACCCATATTCAAATCACTCAGTTTGCCCAACGCTTTGTCAGCGTGAAGGCGGTCGGGCTACCGGTTCTCTGA
- the cobU gene encoding bifunctional adenosylcobinamide kinase/adenosylcobinamide-phosphate guanylyltransferase, producing MTNNNPNTPLNHHLILGGARSGKSSYAEQQAIHALKGLSDGRLHYIATATYLDNEMRERIAHHQQRRDQRWIEHEVPIDLANKLLTFNEHDVVLIDCLTLWLNNIIFELGEEATNAQVESAVEALVDSVEHTSAQIFMVSNEVGLGVVPLGKVSRLFVDNAGRMNQALARVVDRVTLIAAGLPLHLKPSNHSLYFEG from the coding sequence ATGACCAATAACAATCCAAATACCCCGTTAAACCATCACCTGATTTTAGGTGGTGCGCGTTCAGGTAAGTCCAGTTATGCGGAGCAGCAAGCGATTCACGCTTTAAAGGGGTTATCCGATGGACGTTTACATTATATTGCGACTGCGACGTACTTGGACAATGAAATGCGTGAGCGAATTGCACATCATCAACAACGACGCGATCAACGCTGGATTGAACACGAAGTACCGATTGACTTAGCCAACAAACTCCTGACTTTTAATGAACACGATGTTGTGTTGATTGATTGCTTAACCTTGTGGCTCAATAACATCATATTCGAACTGGGTGAAGAAGCGACTAACGCACAAGTGGAATCCGCAGTTGAAGCCTTGGTCGACAGTGTTGAACACACTTCCGCTCAAATCTTCATGGTGTCTAACGAAGTTGGGCTTGGTGTTGTGCCTTTAGGTAAAGTGTCCCGCTTGTTCGTTGATAACGCTGGGCGGATGAACCAAGCATTAGCTCGCGTTGTCGACCGAGTGACCTTGATTGCGGCTGGATTACCGCTGCATTTGAAGCCGTCAAATCACTCTTTATATTTCGAAGGTTAG
- a CDS encoding adenosylcobinamide-GDP ribazoletransferase, whose translation MSDASKRSLKDRMIYQWALFCLALGFFSRLPMPKNTPYSSERMNRSGRYFSTVGLLLGVLCGGVFLLLDAALPSTVALFLMMSFSLMLTGAFHEDGLTDMADGIGGGMTLDRRLSIMKDSRIGTYGASALIMALLGKWVLLNELISMTGLFMVIVTSYTFSRAIAASLIYDMPYVSDLDTSKSKPLANKQTKNELVFLMIVGVLPSLWFGLAFTFVLSVVAYLFRVGFKKWLMARIGGFTGDCLGAAQQLMELLIYIVFIAAFYNGLL comes from the coding sequence ATGAGTGATGCATCAAAGCGATCACTAAAAGATCGAATGATCTATCAATGGGCGCTTTTCTGTTTGGCTCTGGGCTTTTTTTCTCGTTTGCCTATGCCGAAAAATACCCCTTACTCATCGGAGCGTATGAATCGTTCTGGCCGTTACTTTTCCACAGTTGGCTTGTTGCTTGGTGTGTTGTGTGGCGGTGTATTTTTACTGCTTGATGCGGCATTACCGAGCACGGTAGCCCTTTTTTTGATGATGAGCTTTAGCTTGATGCTCACCGGCGCTTTCCATGAAGATGGCTTAACCGATATGGCCGATGGCATCGGCGGTGGTATGACTCTCGATCGCCGTTTAAGCATCATGAAAGACAGTCGCATTGGTACTTACGGTGCGTCTGCGTTGATCATGGCACTGCTCGGTAAGTGGGTGTTATTGAATGAACTGATCAGCATGACTGGGCTGTTTATGGTCATTGTCACCAGTTACACCTTTAGCCGTGCGATTGCAGCCTCGCTTATTTACGATATGCCTTATGTCAGTGACTTGGACACGAGCAAAAGTAAGCCACTTGCCAATAAACAAACTAAAAACGAGCTTGTTTTTCTGATGATTGTTGGGGTATTGCCAAGCCTCTGGTTTGGTTTAGCGTTTACGTTTGTCCTGTCGGTAGTGGCTTACCTTTTTAGAGTGGGTTTCAAAAAGTGGCTAATGGCACGTATTGGGGGTTTTACTGGCGATTGCTTGGGTGCGGCTCAACAGTTGATGGAACTGCTGATCTACATCGTTTTTATTGCCGCTTTTTACAACGGCTTACTGTAA
- the cobT gene encoding nicotinate-nucleotide--dimethylbenzimidazole phosphoribosyltransferase, which yields MLDTQYSQYIQHRIDQKTKPLGALGLLEKVAHQLALIQSQGQDTAVAHIELNRPSIIIFAGDHGIADEGVSIAPSAVTQQMVLNFLQGGAAINCFCTVNDIDITVVDTGILLPVETDNPMLISQRLGTRTENFAHQAAMMPDTVELGIELGQSLVSKMIRNGSNLIMFGEMGIGNTSSASAILSALANRTAQECVGLGTGINSAQFVRKKMVVEQGVARCKGLNPRDVLAQVGGYEIVQMIGGFLGAYQNRTPILVDGFIVSVAAYVATLIEPNCRDYMIFAHRSEEAGHKIILELLDAEPLLDLGLRLGEGTGAALAMPIIRAAVEFYNNMASFESAGVTV from the coding sequence ATGTTAGATACCCAATATTCACAGTACATCCAACACCGTATAGACCAAAAGACTAAGCCGCTAGGTGCACTTGGTCTATTGGAAAAGGTCGCTCACCAACTGGCTTTAATTCAGAGCCAAGGTCAAGACACCGCAGTAGCGCATATTGAATTAAATAGACCCAGTATCATTATATTTGCAGGGGATCATGGTATTGCTGATGAAGGCGTGAGTATTGCGCCAAGTGCTGTGACTCAACAAATGGTGTTGAACTTCTTACAGGGCGGCGCTGCCATTAATTGCTTCTGTACGGTGAATGATATTGATATCACGGTCGTCGATACGGGGATTTTGTTGCCCGTTGAGACCGATAACCCAATGCTGATTTCACAGCGTTTGGGTACTCGAACTGAAAATTTTGCTCACCAAGCGGCAATGATGCCGGACACGGTAGAGCTTGGGATTGAACTGGGCCAGTCATTGGTCAGCAAAATGATCCGTAATGGCTCGAATCTCATCATGTTTGGTGAGATGGGCATCGGTAACACCAGTAGCGCCTCTGCGATTTTGAGTGCATTAGCCAATCGCACGGCACAGGAATGTGTTGGGTTAGGAACGGGGATCAATAGCGCACAATTTGTGCGTAAGAAAATGGTTGTGGAACAAGGCGTCGCTCGTTGCAAAGGTCTAAACCCTAGGGATGTTCTTGCACAAGTTGGAGGGTACGAAATCGTTCAAATGATTGGTGGTTTCCTTGGCGCTTACCAAAACAGAACCCCAATTCTTGTTGATGGTTTTATAGTGTCTGTTGCCGCGTATGTCGCCACCTTAATCGAGCCAAATTGCCGTGACTATATGATCTTTGCGCATCGTTCTGAGGAGGCGGGACACAAAATAATATTAGAGCTCCTTGATGCTGAACCATTGCTCGATCTCGGTTTGAGATTAGGTGAGGGTACCGGGGCTGCTCTCGCGATGCCGATTATTCGTGCTGCCGTCGAGTTTTACAACAACATGGCAAGTTTTGAGAGTGCGGGAGTCACGGTTTAA
- a CDS encoding NAD(P)H-binding protein produces MNILGDKTSVVVAGATGLIGHHVMTLLIDEPAIEKIYALSRRPLDSQFHSHKLTTLIHNDLQVTSWDETKTPPTLGIICLGTTMKKAGSKEALRKVDVELVTQVAQSMKLLGVQRLAVVSSFGASPASYSHYLRCKGQMEQNLKRIGFQQLFIARPGPLIGEREEPRADEKCLQRIFPLFAPLMFGQFKNLRPIQSKAVARAILFKLFENNFSQVEIYSSTDMLNLLAKYH; encoded by the coding sequence ATGAATATTCTGGGTGACAAAACATCGGTCGTTGTGGCCGGTGCAACCGGATTGATCGGCCATCACGTCATGACATTACTTATCGACGAGCCCGCAATCGAAAAAATCTATGCGTTATCTCGAAGACCGCTCGATTCACAATTTCACTCACATAAACTTACGACTCTTATTCATAATGACCTACAAGTCACGAGCTGGGATGAGACAAAAACGCCCCCGACTCTCGGCATCATTTGTTTAGGCACAACGATGAAAAAGGCCGGTTCAAAAGAAGCGCTACGTAAAGTCGATGTCGAGTTAGTGACTCAAGTAGCCCAGTCTATGAAGCTTCTCGGAGTTCAAAGGTTGGCCGTCGTATCGAGTTTTGGCGCTTCACCCGCTTCCTACTCACACTACCTTCGCTGCAAAGGGCAAATGGAGCAAAACTTAAAACGCATTGGCTTCCAACAACTATTTATCGCTCGGCCGGGACCGCTTATTGGTGAAAGAGAGGAACCAAGAGCCGATGAAAAATGCTTACAAAGGATCTTCCCTCTGTTCGCTCCACTGATGTTTGGTCAATTCAAAAACCTACGCCCGATTCAATCTAAAGCGGTGGCGAGAGCCATATTATTCAAGTTATTCGAAAATAACTTCAGTCAGGTAGAAATTTACTCATCCACTGACATGCTCAATTTATTAGCAAAATACCACTAA
- a CDS encoding L-cystine transporter: protein MSFSAIAALAVFTGILFLLYGQQKTGKTLSRLVLLGLVFGSAFGLGLQLLFGEGNPVIKEILEWVNIAGRGYVGLLKMVIMPLVLVSMIAAVVKLEKGGSLGKISGVTIGVLLATTAVSAIVGITVAHTFGLSAEGLTEGARETARIATLESRIGSVADLTIPQMLVSFIPTNPFADLTGSRSTSIIAVVIFGVLTGIAARKVMMEKEELESPIRTFVDAAQSIVMRLVKMIMALTPYGIAALMAKVVATSSASDILSLLGFIVASYVAILIMFAVHGILVSFVGVSPKEYFQKIWPVLTFAFTSRNSAATIPLNVEAQITKLNVPPAIANLSASFGATIGQNGCAGIYPAMLAVMVAPTVGINPMDINFILSLVAIITVSSFGIAGVGGGATFAALIVLPSMGLPVTIAALLISIEPLIDMARTALNVSGAMTAGTITSRLLEKKDKQAELEPTNT, encoded by the coding sequence ATGTCATTTTCAGCTATCGCTGCCTTAGCGGTATTCACTGGTATCCTCTTTTTGCTCTACGGACAACAAAAAACAGGAAAAACACTATCTCGCCTTGTTTTATTAGGTTTAGTTTTCGGAAGCGCATTTGGCCTTGGCTTACAACTGTTATTCGGTGAAGGCAATCCGGTTATCAAAGAGATACTAGAATGGGTAAACATTGCCGGTCGTGGTTACGTGGGCTTATTAAAAATGGTCATCATGCCATTAGTACTCGTTTCAATGATTGCAGCGGTTGTGAAGCTTGAAAAAGGCGGGTCATTGGGCAAAATTTCTGGTGTCACAATTGGCGTACTGCTGGCTACAACCGCGGTTTCAGCTATTGTTGGTATCACCGTAGCGCACACGTTCGGCTTATCTGCTGAAGGTTTGACGGAAGGCGCTCGTGAAACGGCTCGTATCGCAACGCTAGAGAGTCGTATTGGCAGCGTCGCTGATTTAACGATTCCACAAATGCTGGTTAGCTTCATTCCAACCAACCCATTTGCAGACCTAACAGGATCTCGTTCGACTTCTATTATTGCCGTCGTTATCTTCGGCGTACTGACGGGTATCGCGGCTCGTAAAGTCATGATGGAGAAAGAAGAACTAGAATCGCCAATCCGCACATTCGTTGACGCCGCTCAATCCATCGTAATGCGCTTAGTTAAGATGATCATGGCATTAACGCCATACGGCATCGCAGCTTTGATGGCGAAGGTCGTTGCAACATCAAGTGCCTCTGACATTTTGAGCTTACTCGGTTTTATCGTCGCGTCTTACGTGGCTATTCTTATCATGTTTGCTGTGCACGGTATTTTGGTCTCTTTTGTTGGTGTGAGCCCAAAAGAGTATTTCCAGAAGATCTGGCCGGTACTGACGTTCGCTTTCACATCGCGCAATTCTGCGGCAACGATTCCATTGAACGTTGAAGCTCAGATCACGAAGCTTAATGTGCCACCGGCAATCGCAAACCTATCTGCCTCTTTTGGTGCGACGATTGGCCAAAATGGTTGTGCAGGTATCTACCCTGCGATGCTAGCAGTAATGGTTGCGCCAACGGTCGGCATCAACCCTATGGATATCAACTTCATTCTGTCGCTTGTCGCCATTATAACGGTAAGCTCATTCGGTATCGCTGGTGTGGGTGGTGGTGCAACCTTTGCTGCACTTATCGTACTTCCTTCAATGGGTTTGCCGGTAACCATTGCAGCACTGCTTATCTCGATCGAACCTCTTATTGATATGGCACGTACGGCGCTTAACGTATCGGGCGCAATGACAGCAGGCACTATCACTAGCCGTCTGCTCGAGAAAAAAGACAAGCAAGCAGAATTGGAACCAACGAATACATAA
- a CDS encoding DUF2058 domain-containing protein: protein MAKLTLQEQMLKAGLVNEKKLKKAKKGSKKSRVQSREAKAAAEEAKLAQQAKDKELNQQLKEQQLSKEIKAQVKQLIEMNKLEQKNGEIKYNFTDGTLVKYLYVEELTQKQLSNGLLSIARQGESYVVIPTSVANKIAMRDEESIVDTQTSSSDEVDEDDPYKDFVIPDDLMW from the coding sequence ATGGCAAAGTTAACACTCCAAGAGCAGATGCTTAAAGCTGGCTTGGTAAATGAAAAAAAATTAAAGAAGGCGAAGAAAGGCTCTAAAAAATCTCGCGTTCAGTCTCGTGAAGCAAAAGCGGCAGCTGAAGAAGCTAAATTGGCGCAGCAAGCGAAAGATAAAGAGTTAAACCAACAATTGAAAGAACAGCAGCTGAGTAAAGAGATTAAAGCTCAGGTGAAGCAATTGATTGAAATGAACAAGCTCGAGCAGAAAAATGGTGAGATAAAATACAACTTCACCGACGGTACTTTGGTGAAATACCTGTACGTAGAAGAGCTGACTCAAAAGCAACTCAGTAACGGTCTCTTAAGTATTGCTCGTCAAGGCGAAAGCTATGTTGTTATCCCTACTTCGGTAGCGAATAAGATCGCAATGCGAGATGAAGAATCTATTGTGGATACTCAGACATCAAGCTCGGACGAAGTCGACGAGGATGACCCGTATAAAGACTTCGTCATTCCAGATGATTTAATGTGGTAA
- the sbcB gene encoding exodeoxyribonuclease I: MSLDNQPTYFFFDYETWGVSPAKDRPSQFAGVRTDQDFNIIGEPLVIYCQPPADYLPAPEAALITRITPQKALSQGLPEPEFIAKIHAELAKPNTTSLGYNSIRFDDEVTRYTCYRNFIDPYAWSWQNGNSRWDLLDVMRAVHALRPEGIVWPENEDGYPSFKLEDLSKANDIEHENAHDAMADVIATIELAKKLKAAQPKMFDYLYNMRHKRKLNELVDIVNMTPLMHVSGMFGRDCHYTSWVVPMAWHPTNQNAVIVVDLAKDPSPLLELDSDALRERLYTKRSELSENELPVPIKLVHLNKCPILAPAKTLTAENAATIGIDRQQCLNNLALLREHPEIREKLIGLYSQERVYEKSDDVDTHLYDGFFSPADKTAMNIIRETDPNNLSALDITFGDERIKPLLFRYRARHFPWTLDEQEQLKWANHCREFYESRLEEYMLNLENLAHEHESDEKKMAILKAVYQYVENLAS, encoded by the coding sequence ATGAGTTTAGACAATCAGCCAACCTACTTCTTTTTCGACTACGAAACATGGGGCGTAAGCCCAGCGAAAGATCGCCCAAGTCAGTTCGCAGGTGTTCGTACCGATCAAGATTTTAATATTATCGGAGAGCCTCTGGTTATCTATTGCCAACCTCCTGCTGATTATCTGCCTGCACCTGAAGCCGCATTAATTACTCGCATCACACCACAAAAAGCCCTGTCCCAAGGCTTACCTGAACCTGAATTCATCGCCAAAATTCATGCTGAACTTGCTAAGCCCAATACCACCAGCCTTGGCTACAATAGCATTCGTTTCGATGACGAAGTCACACGATATACCTGTTATCGTAATTTTATCGACCCGTACGCATGGAGCTGGCAGAACGGTAACTCTCGTTGGGATCTACTGGACGTGATGCGCGCCGTCCACGCACTTCGCCCTGAAGGCATTGTCTGGCCAGAGAACGAAGACGGTTACCCAAGTTTCAAACTGGAAGACCTATCAAAGGCCAATGACATTGAACACGAAAACGCGCACGATGCGATGGCCGATGTTATTGCGACTATCGAGTTAGCGAAAAAGTTGAAAGCGGCACAGCCGAAAATGTTTGACTACCTATACAACATGCGCCACAAGCGTAAGCTGAATGAGTTAGTCGACATTGTAAACATGACGCCTCTAATGCACGTTTCAGGCATGTTCGGTCGTGATTGCCACTACACGAGCTGGGTGGTGCCTATGGCGTGGCACCCAACCAATCAAAATGCGGTTATCGTGGTTGACTTGGCTAAAGACCCTAGCCCATTGCTTGAGCTTGATTCCGATGCCCTGCGTGAAAGGCTCTATACAAAGCGCAGTGAGCTATCAGAAAACGAGCTTCCAGTTCCGATCAAACTTGTACACTTGAACAAGTGTCCAATTCTTGCACCAGCAAAAACCCTGACGGCTGAAAATGCCGCAACTATCGGTATTGATCGACAACAGTGTCTCAATAACCTAGCACTATTACGTGAACACCCTGAAATTCGCGAAAAGCTGATCGGTTTGTATTCACAAGAACGTGTATACGAGAAAAGTGACGACGTCGACACCCATCTGTATGACGGCTTCTTTTCACCCGCCGATAAAACCGCAATGAACATCATTCGTGAAACCGACCCAAATAACTTATCAGCGTTAGACATCACTTTTGGCGACGAACGTATTAAACCGTTACTGTTCCGTTACCGTGCTCGACACTTCCCATGGACACTTGATGAGCAGGAGCAATTGAAGTGGGCAAACCATTGTCGTGAGTTTTACGAAAGTCGCTTGGAAGAGTACATGTTAAACCTAGAGAATCTCGCACACGAACATGAGAGCGACGAAAAAAAGATGGCGATCTTGAAGGCGGTTTATCAATACGTAGAAAACTTAGCCAGCTAA
- a CDS encoding CidA/LrgA family protein: protein MKERLIQLVYCLISFALILGALTAGNALQHLLDTAIPGSIFGMLILFAVMVIGIVPAHWVQPGASLIIRFMILLFVPISVGLMEHFDELIANALPILASAVGGTLIVLVSLSWFLDRLLSRGQ from the coding sequence TTGAAAGAACGTTTAATCCAACTCGTCTACTGCTTGATCTCCTTTGCTTTGATCCTAGGCGCCCTCACAGCAGGTAACGCGTTACAACACCTGTTAGACACCGCTATCCCGGGCAGTATTTTTGGCATGTTAATTTTATTTGCTGTCATGGTGATTGGTATTGTTCCTGCACACTGGGTACAACCCGGTGCTAGCTTGATCATTCGCTTTATGATTTTATTATTTGTTCCGATCAGTGTCGGGTTGATGGAGCACTTTGACGAACTTATCGCAAATGCATTGCCCATCTTAGCCAGTGCCGTGGGGGGGACGCTGATCGTCTTGGTTTCTTTATCATGGTTCTTAGACCGCTTGCTTTCGAGAGGTCAATAA
- a CDS encoding CidB/LrgB family autolysis modulator: MWILLTIVVFLFARWISQKVNSPLCNPLLISIGVIIPILLFFKIPFETYYADNTWITYMLQPAVVALAYPLYEQLPQIRTNWRIITLACTLGSVMSMITAALIAVAFKADLSLIASLLGKSVTTPIAMEVSSHLGGEAAIAAILVLIVGLFGAIFAYPIYNLIGIKSPIARGLTMGTVSHALGTATCAEKNPQDAAFSSLALVLCGVITSIIAPSIFAIVVWLYA; encoded by the coding sequence ATGTGGATCCTACTGACCATCGTGGTGTTTCTATTTGCTCGCTGGATAAGCCAGAAAGTGAACTCGCCACTGTGTAACCCATTGCTGATCAGCATTGGGGTTATTATTCCTATTCTGCTGTTTTTCAAAATCCCCTTTGAAACTTATTATGCGGACAACACTTGGATTACCTACATGCTTCAACCTGCGGTCGTTGCACTTGCTTACCCGCTCTACGAGCAACTGCCGCAAATCCGCACTAACTGGCGTATCATCACCTTAGCTTGCACACTTGGCAGCGTAATGTCGATGATCACAGCAGCCTTGATCGCCGTCGCTTTTAAAGCCGATTTGAGCTTAATCGCAAGTTTACTCGGTAAGTCAGTCACCACACCTATCGCTATGGAAGTCTCCAGTCATTTAGGGGGCGAAGCCGCGATTGCCGCAATTCTGGTGCTTATTGTGGGTCTGTTTGGGGCCATTTTCGCTTACCCTATTTATAACCTAATCGGTATTAAGAGTCCGATAGCACGAGGGTTAACCATGGGCACAGTATCGCATGCTCTAGGAACCGCAACCTGTGCAGAAAAGAACCCACAAGATGCGGCTTTTAGCTCTCTCGCGTTAGTACTTTGTGGTGTTATAACCTCGATTATCGCGCCGAGCATATTTGCTATCGTCGTTTGGCTCTACGCGTAA
- the cdd gene encoding cytidine deaminase — MNSRITMALESAPASIRTLLSDIVFSDSFDATLSSEQFADLLQASGLTDNELRVALLPFAAAYSYAPLSEFYVGAIVRGLSGTLYFGANLEVAGAQLSQTVHAEQSAISHAWMKGEEGISDITINFSPCGHCRQFMNELTTAKELQIQLPQRTEMSLQDYLPDSFGPADLGITEGLMTKLDHQYTSAETSPIIVSALAALNRSHAPYTKNLSGVSLQLATGEIFTGAYAENAAFNPSLPPLQVALVQLRLAGFDFEQIENAALVEIADGNISHLAETQSTLEAINPDIPVSYLAI, encoded by the coding sequence ATGAACAGTCGTATTACCATGGCGCTGGAAAGTGCTCCAGCATCAATTAGGACACTTTTGAGTGACATCGTATTTTCAGATAGCTTCGATGCAACGTTATCTTCAGAGCAATTTGCTGATTTACTGCAAGCCAGCGGTTTAACTGATAACGAGTTACGTGTTGCACTGCTTCCTTTTGCCGCCGCTTATTCTTACGCACCGCTCTCCGAGTTTTATGTTGGCGCTATCGTACGTGGTTTGTCTGGGACTTTGTATTTTGGGGCAAACCTTGAAGTCGCCGGCGCTCAGTTAAGCCAAACTGTGCATGCAGAACAGTCAGCGATTAGCCACGCTTGGATGAAAGGTGAAGAAGGTATTTCCGACATCACGATTAACTTCAGCCCTTGTGGTCACTGTCGCCAATTCATGAATGAACTTACGACAGCAAAAGAGCTTCAAATTCAGCTTCCACAACGCACTGAAATGTCTCTACAAGACTATCTGCCGGATTCATTTGGCCCCGCTGATTTAGGCATTACAGAAGGCTTGATGACGAAATTAGATCACCAATACACATCCGCAGAGACGAGCCCAATTATTGTGAGCGCACTTGCCGCCTTAAACCGCAGCCACGCCCCTTACACTAAGAACCTAAGTGGCGTTTCATTACAGCTGGCAACGGGTGAAATCTTTACGGGTGCGTACGCTGAAAACGCCGCCTTCAACCCTAGCCTTCCGCCATTACAAGTTGCACTCGTTCAACTTAGACTGGCTGGCTTCGATTTTGAGCAAATCGAAAACGCAGCCTTGGTTGAAATCGCTGACGGAAACATCAGTCACTTAGCAGAGACTCAGTCGACATTGGAAGCGATTAACCCTGACATTCCAGTGAGTTACTTAGCAATTTAA
- the purT gene encoding formate-dependent phosphoribosylglycinamide formyltransferase, with amino-acid sequence MFGTAIRENATRVLLLGSGELGKEVAIECQRLGLEVIACDRYEDAPAMQVAHRSHVFDMLDADALEAIIELEKPDYVVPEIEAIATGKLVELEAKGLNVVPTANATKLTMNREGIRRLAAETLELSTSPYRFADTFEDFAAAVEFVGMPCVVKPVMSSSGKGQSVIKTEEDIQKSWDYAQDGGRTGAGRVIVEGFIDFDYEITLLTVRAVDGIHFCAPIGHRQEDGDYRESWQPQIMSDNALKAAQYTAGQVVNALGGYGIFGVELFVKGDHVIFNEVSPRPHDTGLVTLMSQDSSEFALHVRAFTGMPIKSITQYGPCASAVILGQGTSTNIRFEGLAEALDAPQTQVRLFGKPDIDGRRRLGVALTRRNSTETAIEDAIESASKVKVIY; translated from the coding sequence ATGTTTGGTACCGCTATTCGTGAAAATGCTACTCGTGTACTTCTATTAGGTTCAGGCGAACTCGGCAAAGAAGTCGCTATTGAGTGCCAACGTTTAGGTTTGGAAGTGATTGCATGTGACCGTTATGAAGACGCACCCGCTATGCAAGTGGCGCATCGCAGTCATGTGTTCGATATGTTAGACGCTGATGCGTTAGAAGCCATTATTGAGCTCGAAAAACCCGATTACGTAGTACCAGAAATCGAAGCGATTGCCACCGGTAAACTCGTGGAGCTTGAAGCAAAAGGATTGAATGTCGTTCCAACAGCGAACGCGACGAAACTGACGATGAACCGCGAAGGCATTCGTCGCCTAGCCGCAGAAACGTTAGAGTTGAGCACATCTCCGTACCGTTTTGCTGACACCTTTGAAGATTTCGCCGCTGCGGTCGAATTTGTGGGCATGCCTTGTGTCGTGAAACCCGTGATGAGCTCTTCAGGCAAAGGCCAAAGCGTCATCAAAACAGAAGAAGATATTCAAAAGTCTTGGGATTACGCGCAAGATGGTGGTCGCACTGGCGCGGGTCGTGTCATCGTTGAAGGCTTTATCGACTTTGATTACGAAATCACACTATTAACCGTTCGAGCAGTAGACGGCATTCATTTCTGTGCGCCTATCGGCCACCGCCAAGAAGACGGTGACTACCGCGAGTCATGGCAGCCACAAATCATGTCAGACAACGCTTTAAAAGCAGCGCAATACACCGCAGGGCAAGTGGTTAACGCACTAGGCGGTTACGGTATCTTTGGTGTGGAACTGTTTGTTAAAGGTGATCATGTCATTTTCAATGAAGTGTCCCCTCGCCCACACGATACCGGTTTAGTAACCTTGATGTCTCAAGACTCATCTGAATTTGCGCTGCATGTACGCGCATTTACGGGTATGCCAATTAAATCCATCACGCAATACGGCCCGTGTGCATCAGCGGTTATTCTGGGTCAAGGCACATCAACAAACATCCGCTTTGAAGGGCTTGCAGAAGCGCTAGATGCACCACAAACGCAAGTTCGTCTATTTGGTAAGCCAGACATTGATGGTCGCCGTCGCCTTGGTGTCGCGTTAACTCGCCGTAATAGCACAGAGACCGCGATTGAAGATGCAATTGAAAGCGCTTCAAAAGTAAAAGTCATTTACTGA